The genomic window ACCACAATCGCCTTGCGGGCCACCGATCACAAAGCGACCGGTAGGGTTGATGAGGAACTTGGTATCTTTTAACCATTCGGCTGGCAACACCGGACGGATGATTTCTTCAATCACCGCCTCAATGAAAGACGGCTTCATCTTCTGACCATCGCTTTGTTCCGGGCTATGCTGAGTCGACAGCACCACAGTATCGATACTGTGCGGCTTACCGTCGACATAACGCATAGTGACCTGACTCTTGGCATCCGGACGCAAGAAAGGCAAACGGCCATCCTTGCGCAACTGCGCCTGACGCTCCACCAGTCTGTGCGCGTAGTAAATCGGCGCAGGCATCAATTCTGGCGTTTCATCACAGGCGTAACCAAACATCAGACCCTGGTCACCGGCACCGATATTCAGATGGTCGTCATGTGCGTGATCAACGCCCTGGGCGATATCATTCGATTGCTTGTCGTAAGCAACCAGCACCGCACAGCCTTTGTAATCGATACCGAATTCGGTATTGTCGTAGCCAATACGCTTGATGGTATCGCGCGCAACCTGGATGTAATCGACGTTGGCGTTGGTGGTGATCTCACCAGCCAATACCACTAAACCGGTGTTGACCAGAGTTTCGGCAGCGACCCGTGAACGTGGGTCTTGCTCAAAAATGGCGTCAAGAATCGCATCAGAAATCTGATCCGCTACTTTATCGGGGTGACCTTCAGAAACCGATTCTGAGGTAAAAAGAAAATCATTAGCCATCGCAAGCTCCTAAAATTAAATGACCGTATTGACAATGCCGCAGTCAGGTAAAGAACCTGCGACGCTTTAGCGAAATTTATTACCCGTCTCGCAAGTTGTCTGTATTAACTCGGCGGGGGCAGCTCTCGTTGTTCTCAACGCGCTGCCAATATGTGATATTTTACGCCTCTTATTCACGCCTTGTCGAATACCCCTAATTTTTCTTAGCTTTTTCCCTAATTTATTGAGCGGCGTCATGCTTGTTATTCTTTTTCGTTTCTTATCCATTTTTCCCTTGCCGGCCTTACACGCCTTAGGCAGCGCGCTGGGCTGGCTGGTGTATTTACTCTCAGCCGGCTACCGGCGTCGCATGCAAGAAAACATGGCACGCGCCGGTTTTATCAAAAGTCTAGGTGAGGCCATCAAGGAGGCCGGCAAGAATCTGATGGAATTGCCTTTCATCTGGTGCGCCAATCCAGCGCGCGTATTACGTACTGCCAGTGTAGAAAATTGGGAACTGGTACAAGACGCCTTAGATGCCAAGAAGGGCGTGATTTTTTTGACGCCACATCTGGGTTGTTTTGAAATCGTGGCGCAGACCATCGCCGCCAAGACGCCGCTCACGGTACTGTATCGACCGCCGCGTAAAGCTGCCCTCAAACCCCTGATAGAAGGTGCGCGTGCCAGAGATGGCTTGATGTTGGCACCGGCAAATTTATCCGGCGTGCGCCTGATGTTGAAGGCACTCAAAAAAGGTGAGCTGATAGGCTTGTTGCCTGACCAGGTGCCGCAACAAGGTGAAGGCGTGTGGGCAAACTTTTTTGGCAAACCGGCCTACACCATGACACTGCCAGCCAAAATGCATGCAATGACAGGCGCACCCATCATACTCACCTACGCCGAGCGCTTGCCGCATGGCCGCGGTTTTGTGGTACGTTTCGTGCCTTTCGATGCCATTCTTGAAGGCGATCCAACGCGACAAGCGGCCACTATCAATCTAGCCATGCAACAATTAATCGCACGCAGCCCAGCCCAATATTTTTGGAGCTACAACCGCTACAAGACACCCGATGGTATCAATGGTCCAGAACAGGAAACTGCATGAAACTCGTACTTGCCTTAATGTGGCTGCTGCATTGGCTACCACTCTCCATTTTAGGTCGATTGGGCGAAGCGGTCGGTAGCCTATTATTCAAGCTAATCAAGTCGCGCCGCCATATCACCCTCACCAACTTACGCTTATGCATGCCGCAGTTAAGTGAAGAAGAAAGAGTGGCCATCGCAAAACGGCATTTTCAAGTCTATGTGCGTAGCGTGTTAGAGCGCAGCATACTCTGGTGGGCCTCCGAGCGCCGCCTGCGCAAACTCATACAGGTAGAGCCCGCTGTACCTATGGATATCATCACGGCCGGCCCCACGATCTTACTATGTCCACATTTTGTCAGTCTTGATGTGGCGGGCATCGCGCTTTCTCTGGAGTCACCGGTGTGCTCGATCTATACCGAACAAAGAAATAAAGTATTTGATGAGGCGCTACGCAAAGGTCGTCTGCGCTTTAATAAAATCAAATTATTCTCGCGCGCCGAAGGCATCAAACCCATCATCCGCGCCATGCGCGAACCTACGCCTTTCTTCATGCTGCCTGACATGGATTTTGGTCCTAAGGATGCCGAGTTCGTCCCCTTCTTTGGTATCAAGGCGGCCACACTGACGGCCGCGCCACGCATCGCCGCCGCCACCAAGGCCAAGGTGATACCGGTGATCGCCACCATACTGCCGAATTATCAGGGCTGGAAAGTGGTGTTTCATCCGCCATGGGAGAATTATCCGGGCGAAGATATGGTAGATGCGACCCGCTTCATGAATAGCTTCATAGAAAAAGAAATCATGAAAGCGCCAGCCGAATACTTCTGGGCACACCGCCGCTTTAAAACCCGTCCGGAAGGCGAAGCCAGCGTGTATTGAGCAAGGCGACATTGAGGTAAAAATCTGGCATTTCGGCATTCGCCAGTCCAGCGTCAAGTCAACAAGGCATAGATACTCCTTAGTGAATATCTATGCCTTTTTAGTTAAAGTTAAAAAAGAAAATCCCGCTCAAGTTATCGCCTGTCACAATTCCTCATTAAAATATGAAGTTCGAATAAACTCGCCGTAATACCTAGAAATAACACTGATGTTAATAAAACTGCCCCTATCGTTTTTACGAAATCTGACTTTGCTCTTTTTGCTCAGCGCCGATTATGCCTATGCTGCCCACCCGCTGGTGACTGAAGATAGTGGCGTACAAAGTACAGGTATGCAACAAATCGAATTTAGTAGCGATCACAACAGCGAGCCAAACCGCCACAGTCAGAGCGCCAGCGCGACCTATACCTACGGCGCAAATGATCAACTCGACCTGTTTATTGCCCTCCCCATGAGATGGTCGGCCACGGCCGGAATGGGCGATGCCTCCCTAGGAACAAAATACCTGTTTTCAGAAAAAGATGGGAATAGCTGGGCACTAAAAACAGAATTGTTTTTCCCTAGCGGATCGACGCAAAAACAATTGAGCAAGGAAAGCCATGACTTAGCGCTTACGCTGGTACATAGCCATAAAAACGAGGCATGGACCATGCACAGTAATCTAAGCCTGACGCAAAGAAATTTTAACCAGGAACAGTCCAGCATAGAGCAGCGTGCGACGCTATGGCGCGCCTCATTTGCGACGCTATACGCAGTCACGCCAAAGATACAAGTACTGCTCGATATGGGCGTGTACCAAGCCGATCTCAAGTCTGAAACCTATGGAGATCAGCACCTAGTGGCAGGCTGCATTTTCGCAGTTACCGACAATCTCGACCTGGATTTAGGCATCAAATATCTGCGACACAAAAACTCTATAGAACGCCAGGCTGGTATAGGCATGGCCTGGCGTTTTTAAGCAATTTCTCTAGTCCGATTGATCGGCAAAGCTTACCCGAGCAATTCAACTTCACCCGCCAACAAAGTATTCGCAGGCAAGGTATCGAGATGTTTGAGTTTTTCGTACAAGGGAGTGAAATCGGCGGCTGTCCCGTCGAAGAGTTCCTGATAGCTATCGATGGCAAAATAAGTTTCTTGATACGAATCTATCTTGTACAGGGTGCGCAGGCAACGCTCTATATTGAGATGGATGTGGCGCGATCCAGTTCCCTGCTTGAGGCAATACTCAACTTCGCCGCCTGAAGACAAAATACCCGCGCCATAAATGCGCAAGCCCTGTGGCGTATTAATCAGGCCGAACTCTACCGTGTACCAGTACAGGCGCGCCAGCTGGTCGAGACCGCCGAGCGACATCGCTTTCAAGCCGCCCTGACCATACCTTTGCATATAATCGGCAAACACAGGATTAAACAGCAAAGGTACATGGCCAAAAAAATCATGGAAAATATCCGGCTCGACGATGTAATCGAATTCTTCTGGAGTGCGCAACCATACCGTCACCGGGAAGCGACGATTCGCCAGATGATTAAAGAATGCCAGCTCGGGGATCAAGCCTGGCACTGCCACGATGTGCCAGCCGGTAGCCTTAAATAACTCTTCCGAGGTGCGCTCTAATTCGGGGATACCGTCGGCCGCTTGCATCTGTTGCAGGGCCTCAATAAACTCATCGCAGGCTCGCCCCGGCAACAAGGCGGCTTGGCGTTGATACAGCTTACGCCACAGCGCATGCTCAGCTTCGGTGTAAGCGCTCCACTCCTGCTGTACTACGTATTGATCATCGGCGTGGGTGTAATCGCCACGTAAGGCCGCACCATCGGATTTTTCAGCGACGGTGGCTAAAAAATCGGCATTTGAAACGACTGCGGTTTGCATAATTTTCTCTCGAAATGAGTACGTCTAGCCGGCCAATTCCGTTTCTAAATCATTTGTGTTTAGGCGACAAGCCGAAGACAGTGCTTTAGCACGGCGAGGCGAAGGCAACAACGACACGCATGATTTAGAAATGGAATAAGATCAAAAAAGGCTGGCAGCGCAGAGATCACGACAGCCAGCCTGATAATATCTAAGCGCTGGCTTTCTCGTCTTTCAATACTCCGCGACGGATTTGATCGAGTTCTATCGATTCAAACAGCGCACGGAAATTACCCTCACCAAAACCCTGATCGCCCTTGCGTTGTATCACTTCAAAGAAGATAGGACCGATCACAGTGGTGGTAAATATCTGCAACAACAATTCACGTGAAGTTTCTGTGCTCTTGCCATCCATCAAAATACGCAATTTACGCAATTCATCTACATTTTCGCCATGGCCAGGCAGACGACGGTCGATTAAATCGTAGTAAGTTTCTATGGTGTCCTGGAAATCGACGCCAGAGGCCTTCATATCGGTGACGGTCTGATACACATTATCGGTACCCATGGCGATATGCTGTACGCCTTCGCCGTGATACAGATCCAGATATTCGGAAATTTGTGATTTATCGTCGGAAGATTCGTTGATAGGAATACGAATCTTGCCACAAGGTGAAGTCATGGCTTTTGATTTCAAGCCCGTGTGCTTACCCGCGATATCGAAGTAACGCACTTCGCGGAAATTAAATAAGCTCTCGTAGAAATCCGACCATTCTTTCATGCGGCCGCGGTGTACGTTGTGAGTCAGGTGATCGATGTAGGTTAGGCCATTGCCCTTATGGTTTGCATCGGCACCAGGAATCGCCACGAAATCGGCGTCATAAATACTGATATTGCCGATAGCGCCAGGCTCGCCGCCATCTTTACCCTGCCAACGATCGACGAAATAGATCAGTGAATCACCGATACCCTTAATCGCAGGAATATTTAATTCCATAGGGCCGGTCTGATTATCAAAACCCCAGGCACCCAATTCCAAAGCGCGCTTATAGGCCAGATTGGCATCCTTGACGCGCAGCGCAAAAGCGCACACTGAAGGGCCATGCTTACGCGCGAAACGCTGCGCGAATGAATCGGGTTCGGCATTGATGATGAAGTTCACATCGCCCTGACGATACAGAGTGACGTTCTTGGTTCTGTGTTTAGCAATCGCAATAAAACCCATGCGACCGAACAACTCGGCCAACTCTTTAGGATCGGGGGCGGCGTACTCGATAAACTCAAAGCCATCGGTGCCCATAGGGTTGTCCCAGGTCTGGATTTCCATGCGTGTCTCCTTCTTTTTACTTTGTGGGTAGGTTGATTTTTACTTCACTACATCATAAATTGCAGCTAATTTTGATATAGATCAAGCTCTCAGTATAGTACGCAGCACGCGGCATAAAATTGCAAAATACCCCAAAGATACTAAAATTTGCGCAATAATATGCTAATATTATTCACGAAATTAGCAGATCATGACAGAAATTCCACTAGACAAGATAGACCGTAAAATTCTGGCGATTTTGCAGGCCGACGGCAGACTTACCAATCAGGAGGTGGCCGAAAGGGTTAACCTATCGCCCTCGCCTTGCCTGCGCCGCATCAAGCGACTGGAAGAAACCGGCGTCATCCGTAAATACGTGGCTTTGCTGGAACCTGCCAAGATAGGCCTGGGCTTACTCGCCTACGTTAACGTGCGACTGGAGAAGCATAACGAGGCCCCCGGCAAAGGCGCATCACGTTCCCCACGCAGCGATTTTTCTGCCTCGGTAGAGCAATGGCCGGAAGTAGTGGCTTGTTATGCGATGACAGGAGAAATGGATTATTTACTGCGCGTCCACGTAGAAGACATGGATCATTTTTCGCGCTTCATGATGGAAACGCTGCTGCGCCACACCGCCGTGCTGGATGTGAAATCTAGCTTTGCCTTACAGCAAATCAAGGACACCACAGCCTTACCAGTGATGAGCGCTGCAGCCAGTTAGGCTTGCCTAGCCTCAGCTGAGACTGCCTAAATCTTAGCTACGCGGAGCAGTGCAACAACCCCATTGGTGTAAAAATTCAAAACAGCCCCGGCCAGCGCGCATATTCCATGCGCCTTTCAGGCCTATATGCTTGGAGAGGCGCATGGAATATGCGTGTTGGCGGGGGGCACAATTAAAACCCATCAAATTAGTTACTGTTCAGCCGACTATGGTGAAAGTCAAAACCACTCAACACAGAGGCACAGAGACACAGAGATTCACAGAGGAAAGCAAGGCAGTTCTCCGTTTTTCTCTGTGTCTCCTTTGAGAGGTTTTCGTTTTGTTTAATAATTTTAGTAGCAGGCTGAATAGATACCAAATTAGACCTACACCACCGTATGCGGTTGCTCTATCATTTGCTGGTAGATCAGGCTGTGCAATAGCATGGTGCTATTTGGATCTACATCGACAAACTGTAAGCCGTGGCTGATGCTGAGCGCTGTGTTGGGGTCGCTGCGTTCATCTTCACTGATATTTCGGATGATGGCGCTGACCATCATCAAACTTTCTATGTGATGCAATTTAATTTGAAACGACATCAGAATTTTTTGATTCTTTTCAAACATTGGTCGATTGGTCGTCACCAAAGCACCAGCAGCGCTCAGATTGGTGATCAAGACTGAAAATTTCTCATCAGGATTGGCGCTCCCCGCAATTTTTACCGAGGCGATGATACGCGACTTGATGCGCGGGTCTTTGCGCACCACCGATCCCTGAATTTTTTCGGGGAAGGACAAGTGCATATACGGAAATGGCGCGTTGTTGACGCGCTTCACATAACAATCGAAGGCAAACGCTTTTTGATTCGAAAACACCCGCACCACCACTTTATCGTTCTCGCGCAAGGAAGGTCGATTACCGAGCACCAGCGGCGCCCCCACCAGGAAGCTGACATTATCCAGATAACCGATGACTTTCACAAAGGCGCGCTCCTCACCGCAAGAGACCGGCAGTTGTAACTGTATACGATCACCGACTCGCAAGCGCATATCGGCAAAGCTAAAAGCCAAGTCACTGTCCTTAGTTGCAGGCTTAGTTGTAGACATAGTTGCCGGCGTATTTTCAGAACTCATTTTTTGTCAGATAACTTAAATTAATAAAAAATTACAGCGCAGCAGCTGCTACGCTGCCGAGCGAAAGGTTGAGTATCGCTTAGCTCGCCCTTTTTCTCAAGCTGCGTATGTTCGTTTGAAAGTATTCTGCCACCTATGGTTAACCAGCGGCGACGTGAATGGCAGTTCAAAAATTGTAATTTATGCCGGCCGTGAGCGTCAGATTGGTTTTGTTTTTGCTCAGTGGGCTGCCGCCCAAGTTAGCGAGTAATTGCTTGATTTCCAGATTCGCTAGTAAAGCCCAATTCTGGCTAAAGGCATGATTCCACTCCAGACTAACAGCTAGCGACGCCAGCCTTGCCAAGATAGCGCGGATAGCCAGAACGCACATGCTGGACTAACGTGACACCGTAATTGGTCTGCGCGTAGGCGGCATCGGCATAACTGAGCAGCAGTTCCAAATCAACTTGATCCTTGCTAGCATCGAGCAAACTGAGGTTTAGTCCTAGTTTGTATAAATTTCCATAGTCTCGATTTGTCAGCGGCAATTCGGCTTGCAGAGCTAAGCTGAGCTGTTCAGTCACGGGGATAGCGAGCGCCAGATCGCCCGTCACAGAAAGCAAAATATCGCCCCCGCCAAGTAAGCTGGCAGAGCCGCTATTGATAGAGCCAGTGTGATGAGACTACTGAAAATTGTCTACCAGTTTGACTGTGCGTATTCATGGGTAAGGGAAATTAGCTGATTGTACGGACTCAATACAGACTCAAAGCCCGCTCAAAATATACTCAATGCTAGGCACCTATTCTTGCAAAAGGCGTAGTCGGGCATCTTCAAATAGTTGCTGTACCACGATGGCTTCACCGCGCTGCAATAAAGTCGAGATCGCATTGACTGCCAACACCTGCATGCGCGCCCCCTCCTTCATCAGTACTGGCACGCGCTTGTCATCATCTGCCAATACCGCCCATTGCGCGCCAGTATCCTGCACCAGCGCATCCGCGAGGGCAGTATCGAGCGCCAGCATTTGCTTAAGTTGCCGCAGTTTTTGACTACCTGCATTTTGTTGCACGATAGCGTCTATGATGCTTAGCTTACCCTCCACGCTCTCGTATTTGTGCTCGGCCTCAGGGAGATAATGCTCGCGCACCCAACGTCTTTGCTCCTCCAGCAGCAGCATGTCGGCCATAGACAGATATTCCAGACGCTGATTTTGCGGTGCGCGATCGGCTGCTGTCATGGCTGGCAAAGCACGTGTCCCCAGAAAAGCCCACAGCGCGCCGACCACCAAACCTACGGTGTGTGCCCAGTTGGCGATAGGGCCGAGTAAGCCGGTCCAACACAGCAGGAACCAGATCAACATCATATTCACCGTGGTCTTGGGCAAATCAGCAGAGAACTTAGCGTCATAACGACCGCGTATCCAGATATAGCCAAACAAGCCGTAGACCACGCCCGACATGCCGCCAAAATACGGCGAATGGGTAAATAAATATTGCGCCAGATTCGACAAACTAGCCACCACCAGCACGAAGAGGATATAGAAACCCGCGCCTTTCTTGGCTTGTATCAATTTACCCAAATCCCAGACCCACATCATATTAAACACAAAATGCATGATGCCGAAATGAATGAACATAGGCGTCACCAGCCGCCAGATCTGACCATGCAAAATATCGTTCAGCCCCTCGCTGCCCGGATTGGCAATAAACAGAGGCACTAATACGCCACGCGCCTCGCCCAGGCGTGACAACAACGCGACGATGCCGCACAAAACTATCAGTACGATAGAAACCGAAGAGTAGCGTTTTATTTTTTGCATGAGACGTCAATCATCAATAATCAAAAATAACTGCCGCGTATTCGCGACGGTGTAAGTGCAAACCCGCTAGGGCAGCTACTGAGTTCAAGGGCTCATTGAGCTCAGTGAGCGCAACTGGGAGCAACCCCATCACGCCCCAGCAAATTCTGCCGTTGCCCGACCGAGCGTACCGTGCCGCTGCTTGCGTTAAACAGCACATCGAGAAAGGCTTGGGTATTCCAGCTATCGCAAAACAGCCACGACCAGGCCAATTCATCTCTCGCCTTAAAATATTGCGTCGCTTGCGGCTGCGGCGGCCCGATCAGACGCAACACCTGCTCTTGACTCATACCTGTCTGTATCTGCGCAAACACCGCCATCTCCAGCACCTTGTCGATGCGCTGCAGCTTCTGATCAGCACCGAGGTAGACCATGAAGGTCTGGGTACCTAAGGGCCCACGCGGATACGCCAGTTGCTCGCTACCATCCGGATTAGTCCACGACATGGCTGCTGGCCCCATAGTGCCGACCACCTCAGGCAAACTGGAAACACCGGGCTTTAGTGAGCTACCGCCGTAAGAAGCGCAGCCACTCAGCCAGACGGCACTGAGCACAATCAGCGCATACAAATATTTTGACAATCTCATCTTCATTTCCACTCCATGCCACAGCAATTTCAGCGTATAAATGAATCATTATGCCGCAAGCGCCGCCGGTCTACCCGAACAGCGACCTGTTCTTTATTCGGCTTAACTACCAAATACTAACGCGTTGCTCAGGTGTCAGATACATCTGGTCACCCGCCTTCACGTCAAAGGCTTGATAAAAGTCTGGTAGATTTTTGAGGCTACCGTTGACACGAAATTCGCCCGGTGAATGCGGATCGGTTTTGATTAAAGCCAAGGCCCTCTGCTCCCGTGATTTGCTGCGTCTGGCCTGGGCTAGTCCCATGAATAATCTTTGCTCGGCAGTCCAGCCATCGATCACTGGTGCAGGCTTACCAGCGAGTGAAATTTTATAGGCTTTCAAGGCCATCACGATACCGGCATTATCTGCAATGTTTTCGCCCAAGGTCAGTGCGCCATTTAAGAAATGACCTGGCACCGGGCTATAGCCATTATATTGATCGACTAAGACCTTGGTTTTGGCGGCAAAGCGAATCCGGTCTTCTTTGGTCCACCAGTCACGCAGATTGCCGTCGCCATCGTATTGCGAGCCGGAGTCGTCAAAGGCATGACTGATTTCATGTCCGATAGAAATTCCCAGTGCGCCATAATTGAAAGCATCTTCCGCATTCACATCCACCAAAGGCGCCTGCATGCGCGCCGCTGGAAACACGATCTCATTCATGGTCGGGCTGTAATAGGCGTTCACAGTTTGTGGCGTCATGCCCCACTCTTCATGATCGATAGGCTTGCCCAGTTTATTCAATTCACGCTGAGTCTCCCACTGATGCGCCCGCATCACATTGCCCAGTAAATCATCCTTGGTAATCGTCAGGGCAGAATAATCGCGCCATTGATTTGGATAACCGACTTTCACCTTGATCTTAGAGAGCTTGATTTGCGCTTCTTTCTTGGTCTGCGCACTCATCCAATCCAGACCTTCTATGCTCTGCTTAAACGCCGTCAAAAAATGTCCGACCATGGCAGTAGTTTGCGCTTTGCGTTCAGGCGGAAAATATTTTTCTACGTAGTTGCGGCCTATACTTTCACCCAGAGTATGGTCGACTAAAGCGATAGCGCGCTTTTGACGACTACGGTCTTCTTTGGCTCCGCTTAAGATCTCACCTTTAAATGCAAAATCTTCTTGCACTAAAGCAGCAGACAAATAGTGCGCAAAACCATTGATGAGCTGCCATTCAAAATAACTCTGCCAGACCGTCAGAGGAGTGTCCTTCAAAATCTGATCAAAGCCCGCCAGATAGCTAGGCTGTCTGAGATTGAGTTTGCTGCTTGCGTCCTGTATGCCCATTTTCGCAAAATATGCCAGCCAATCATAATCAGGATGACTACTTTGCAGCGCCGCGATCGTCATCAAATTGTAGCGTTTGACCGGATCACGATTTTCTACCGCGCTCCATTGCGCCTTGGCCAAGGCGGTTTCTAAGGCGAGTATCAGAGTTGCGTTGGCAGCAGGCTGTTTATTACCAGCCAGCGCCAGCATTTTTTCTACATGCAATTGATATTTGGCGCGGATCTCGCTGGTCTTGGGATCATCCAGTTTGAGGTAGTAATCGCGGTTCGGCAGACCCAGACCCGACTGGGAAAGATCGATCACATAGCGGGTCGCGTCCTTATTATCCGGATGCACATTCAAGGAATACGGAGCATGCACACCAATCTGATTGAAATGCGCGATCAAGGCCGGAATCTGATTCTTATCGCTGAGCGCGGCTATCCTGTCCATTTCGGTTTGTAAAGGCTGCAGCCCCAATTGCTCCAGCTTGGCGACATCCATAAAACTAGCGTACAGATCGGCAATTTTTTGTCTATCCGAGCCTGGCACATGCGCGCTTGAGCTAGCGATTTCTTCTACGATGCCGCGCAATTGTTGCTGCACATCTTCGCGCGCTTTCATGAAACTACCCCAGTCTGATTTATCGGCTGGAATCTCGGTGCTGTTTAACCAGCTGCCTTGCGAATAACGAAAAAAATTATCCTGGGCACGCTGGGTTTTATCGATAGCCTGAGCTTGTATGCCCGAGCCCGTAGGCGCAGCAGCTTGCGCCAAACCTGTCAACAATGAGAAGCTGAGAGTACTGAGTAAATAGGATTTCATAGTGATCTTTATGGATAGTGGAACACGTATTTTTCATAGGCCAGATAAGGCCGAAAAAAACAGAAAAAGCTTGCTGGGAGCGCAGGCAAACTCCAGCGCAAATTAGCCTAGCGTATTTAGACCTCGCAGCATACAGGCAAGTTCCAAAAAAGCTAGAAAAAGATACTTAAGAGCAAGAATATCTGGCATCTATCGTCACCAAATTTTTCTATACGCAGCATCCATGCGCCCTGCCGAGCCAAAACCGGCTGCAAGGCGCATGGAATATGCGCCTTTGTTTTTTGCCGTTCATTATTTAGACGACTAGACCGTCAGGCGGCGTTTAACTAGGCGTAAACGCCGTTAAAATCACCGGGGGATTTGGCAAAATTGCGTGGCTATTTTTCGCTGCATAATCTACGCTCAATTTAAAGTGAATTTCTTACAAATGCCATCGTATCGCCTCGCTACCCTGCACCAACATTTGACCCCGGACCCGACCTGCGCCGAGGCGCATGTCTTACCTGCACTGTCCTTGTTATACCAGACGCTGGTACGCAAAAATCGCAGTAAGGACACGCTCAGCCCGGATCTGGCGTTGAGCTGGCAGCACTCGGATGATGGTCGCACCTGGACATTTGCACTCGGCCCCGCCTACTTTCATGATGGCAGCGTAGTACTGGCATCAGATGTGGCGTTGAGTCTGGCGCGCCACATTTGGCCGGATTCCAGCGCTATCATGTCCGGCATCTTGCGGCCTCTGATCGTGGCTGCGGCTACGTGTTCTCAAGGCGAGATCCCGGCTGGCATCGTCGCCGATGATACGCAGGCCTTACTCCATCTGCATCTGATACAGCCGTATTGCCCCTTACTAGAAATTTTGTCGCATCCGGCTCTGGGCATCACTAAAAATACAGAGACGGCAGTGCTGGGCAGCGGCCCTATGCAATTAGTAAAGAACGCAGGGAATGCGCAAACTGACGCTGACAGTTTGCAGTTGCTGCGTTTCGCCGCCTATCGGGGCGGCCGCCGTGTACCCGAGCAGCTCAGCTTGCACGGCTATGCCAACTTCAGCCAATTAAAACAGGCGCTCGAGAGCGGCGAGGTTAATGCGGCCTTAGTCGAGCGCAAGCATCAACTACGCTTGCTAGAGGCGCAGCAGTTAAACTCCAGCGCCTTACGCGATCGCTGGGTCGGGCTACTGATACTCAATGCCGCTGGCGGCTTGGGCGATCGCGCACTTAGACAGGCCTTGCACGCGCAGCTGCAAAGCGCGGCGCAAGATGCATTTGGCGCAGAGTTTAGCGCGCAGTTTCTGCCTGAGGGTTTACTGCCGCAAGCGCCACCGACTAATCCGATTTTCGCTTTGAGTACTGAACAAATACGCCAGCGCTGGTCAGCGCAAACTCGTCAGCAACCGCTACGCATCTTGTATGCCGCAGGGCGCGGCGTACTGACCCAGAGTCTGGATCTGTTGATCGCGCTGCTGCAGCAATGCCAGTTAGCCTACACCCTGATACCGACCAAGAATGCCGGGGAAGTTTATGCGCTGGTGGCAAGGGGCGAGTTTGATGTTGTGGTGCGCGGCTGGATCCAGGATTTCGACGATCCAGATCAAT from Undibacterium parvum includes these protein-coding regions:
- a CDS encoding ABC transporter substrate-binding protein; its protein translation is MNFLQMPSYRLATLHQHLTPDPTCAEAHVLPALSLLYQTLVRKNRSKDTLSPDLALSWQHSDDGRTWTFALGPAYFHDGSVVLASDVALSLARHIWPDSSAIMSGILRPLIVAAATCSQGEIPAGIVADDTQALLHLHLIQPYCPLLEILSHPALGITKNTETAVLGSGPMQLVKNAGNAQTDADSLQLLRFAAYRGGRRVPEQLSLHGYANFSQLKQALESGEVNAALVERKHQLRLLEAQQLNSSALRDRWVGLLILNAAGGLGDRALRQALHAQLQSAAQDAFGAEFSAQFLPEGLLPQAPPTNPIFALSTEQIRQRWSAQTRQQPLRILYAAGRGVLTQSLDLLIALLQQCQLAYTLIPTKNAGEVYALVARGEFDVVVRGWIQDFDDPDQFFGCFEKQAPEPQAGVHYATFFEKIAAARTLPEATLRGSAYRDALSALENEYLYIPLCRDHNRLLHDPALNPQTLCRDPFDLDAIDLR